One Corvus moneduloides isolate bCorMon1 chromosome 24, bCorMon1.pri, whole genome shotgun sequence DNA segment encodes these proteins:
- the LOC116455536 gene encoding BUD13 homolog produces the protein MRSRDDNVSWSGIAAALEEVEEDEEDVPVVAEFIDERPDEVKLVEEFPTNSKWKLLGDQNEDSQSSDISGPARSAMRRQRHDFPEPSAPGGKHNGSLELCAPRRQRHDTPEPPPARRRRPGTPELSPPRQQQRHDTPEQSPPRWQRQDLSPQREKPGSPSGKRSRRKGRTLPAGKAQHRSRSPPEHCPRRWDAEGSPKKAHTRSSRAKAGLLSADVWQREKQELQRHERSTKQLEEESRNAQTVFRDKSGRKRNLAQEQLEQRLKAEAESKREKQYARWGKGLAQERLQQQQNVDDAIKEMQKPLARYIDDQELDRMLREQEREGDPMAALIKKRKAKEKKEKEKPRYKGPAPPLNRFNIWPGHRWDGVDRSNGLEQQRSARSANTKAMQELTHKWSIQDM, from the coding sequence ATGCGGAGCAGGGATGACAACGTGAGCTGGAGCGGCATCGCCGCTGCCCTCGAGGAAGtggaggaggatgaagaagaCGTGCCCGTGGTGGCAGAGTTCATTGATGAACGCCCTGATGAAGTGAAGCTCGTGGAGGAATTCCCAACGAACTCCAAATGGAAACTTTTAGGAGACCAGAACGAAGATTCGCAGAGTTCGGATATTTCGGGACCTGCCAGGTCTGCCATGAGGCGGCAGCGCCACGATTTCCCCGAGCCCTCGGCCCCGGGAGGGAAACACAACGGCTCCTTGGAGCTCTGTGCCCCGAGACGGCAGCGTCACGACACCCCTGAGCCACCCCCTGCCAGGAGACGACGTCCTGGCACCCCAGAGCTGTCacctcccaggcagcagcagcgtcATGACACCCCTGAGCAATCCCCTCCCCGGTGGCAACGTCAGGATTTGTCACCTCAGAGAGAGAAGCCGGGGTCCCCAAGTGGGAAAAGGAGCCGAAGGAAAGGACGGACTCTGCCCGCCGGGAAGGCCCAGCACAGGTCACGGAGTCCCCCGGAGCACTGCCCGCGTCGCTGGGACGCTGAGGGATCTCCCAAGAAGGCTCACACGAGGTCATCCAGGGCCAAAGCTGGGTTGCTGTCGGCTGATGTGTGGcagagggagaagcaggagctcCAGAGGCACGAGAGGAGCAccaagcagctggaggaggaatcCCGGAACGCTCAGACCGTGTTCCGAGACAAGTCGGGCCGCAAGAGGAacctggcccaggagcagctggagcagaggctgaAGGCTGAAGCAGAGTCCAAGAGAGAAAAGCAATATGCCAGGTGGGGAAAAGGGCTGGcacaggagaggctgcagcagcagcagaatgtgGACGATGCAATCAAGGAGATGCAGAAGCCCTTGGCCCGTTACATCGATGACCAGGAGCTGGATCGAATGCTGAGGgaacaggagagggaaggagaccCCATGGCTGCTCTCATCAAGAAAAGGAAGGccaaggagaagaaggaaaaagagaaacccAGGTACAAGGGACCAGCACCTCCCCTCAACAGGTTCAACATCTGGCCTGGGCACCGCTGGGACGGCGTGGACAGGTCCAACGGGCTCGAGCAGCAGCGCTCTGCCCGCAGTGCCAACACGAAGGCGATGCAGGAACTCACCCACAAGTGGAGCATCCAGGACATGTAG
- the ELK4 gene encoding ETS domain-containing protein Elk-4: MDSAITLWQFLLQLLQEPQNKNIICWTSNDGEFKLLQAEEVARLWGIRKNKPSMNYDKLSRALRYYYVKNIIKKVNGKKFVYKFVSYPEILNMDPLVVGRIEGDPEMPGFGEVTSAPKDVENCGKEKSQSCAKSSSRNDYIHSGLYSSFTLNSLNSSSVKLFRSIKIENPAEKLAEKKPQDPTPSVIKFVTMPSKKPPSAPLVSTTSAVAVTSTASATPTVSASLPLGSEETLQTLETLVLPKLTVPEAPPAPLPNLSTSFTPTPPMSSVSPTLQVPSTPPSPPLSSNPDLDIDTDIESVASQQLEQAQSLQHQSPEPKEQQDSAVLEKEFANHLSRSKKPKGLELAPTLVITGSDPSPLGILSPSLPTASLTPALFSQTPILLTPSPLLSSIHFWSTLSPVAPLSPARLQGANTLFQFPSVLNSHGPFTLSGLDGPSTPGPFSPDLQKT, encoded by the exons ATGGACAGTGCCATCACCCTGTGGCagttcctcctccagctgctccaagaGCCCCAGAACAAGAATATCATCTGCTGGACCTCCAACGACGGCGAGTtcaagctgctgcaggcagaggaggtgGCCAGGCTCTGGGGGATCCGCAAGAACAAGCCCAGCATGAACTATGATAAACTCAGCCGGGCGCTGCGCTACTACTACGTGAAG AACATCATTAAGAAGGTGAATGGGAAGAAGTTTGTGTACAAGTTCGTGTCGTACCCGGAGATCCTGAACATGGATCCGCTCGTCGTGGGCCGGATCGAGGGAGACCCCGAAATGCCCGGCTTTGGGGAGGTGACCAGCGCTCCCAAGGACGTGGAAAACTGTGGGAAGGAGAAATCCCAGTCCTGTGCTAAGTCCTCCAGCCGCAACGACTACATCCACTCAGGCCTGTACTCCTCCTTCACCCTCAACTCCCTCAACTCCTCCAGCGTGAAGCTCTTCAGGTCCATCAAGATCGAGAACCCGGCCGAGAAGCTGGCGGAGAAGAAACCTCAGGACCCCACCCCCTCTGTCATCAAGTTTGTCACCATGCCCTCCAAAAAGCCTCCCTCTGCCCCCCTGGTCTCCACCACTTCAGCAGTGGCTGTCACTTCCACGGCTTCTGCCACCCCCACCGTGTCCGCCTCGCTTCCCCTGGGCTCGGAGGAGACTCTGCAGACCCTGGAGACGCTCGTCCTGCCCAAGCTGACCGTCCCCGAAGCTCCTCCAGCACCTTTGCCAAACTTGAGCACCAGCTTCACCCCGACCCCCCCCATGTCCTCAGTCTCTCCCACCCTCCAGGTCCCCTCCACGCCCCCCTCGCCGCCCCTGAGCTCCAACCCCGACCTGGACATTGACACGGACATTGAATCCGTggcttcccagcagctggagcaggcccAGAGCCTCCAGCACCAATCCCCAGAgcccaaagagcagcaggattcagctgtgctggagaaggaaTTTGCCAATCACCTCTCCAGatctaaaaaacccaaagggcTGGAGTTGGCTCCCACTCTGGTCATCACAGGCAGCGATCCAAGTCCTCTGGGCATCCTGAGTCCTTCTCTCCCAACTGCTTCTCTTACTCCAGCACTTTTCTCTCAG ACTCCCATCCTGCTGactcccagccctctgctctccagcatccACTTCTGGAGCACCCTGAGCCCGGTGGCTCCTCTCAGCCCTGCCAGGTTGCAAGGTGCTAACACCCTCTTCCAG TTTCCATCAGTGCTGAACAGTCACGGCCCATTTACCCTGTCTGGACTGGATGGACCCTCCACCCCCGGCCCCTTTTCCCCCGATCTCCAGAAGACATAG